One genomic region from Candidatus Coatesbacteria bacterium encodes:
- a CDS encoding MBL fold metallo-hydrolase produces the protein MARPRVIVVGPLQMNCYLWPCAPDKCLVVDPGAEPGRIVDELEGLGLTPAAVALTHGHPDHLGAAGELARRYGVPVYLQPDDNLWIELLKSDWMPDFGPRPDYWPEFTAYTDLLDYPELKLQILPLPGHSPGSVVLYSVRDACACVGDVLFAGGIGRTDLPGGDEEQLFRGLRETLFELPPSTEILPGHGPATNLARERAVNPFVTW, from the coding sequence GTGGCCCGCCCCCGCGTCATCGTCGTCGGACCGCTGCAGATGAACTGCTACCTCTGGCCCTGCGCTCCGGACAAGTGTTTGGTCGTCGATCCCGGCGCCGAGCCCGGACGGATCGTCGACGAGCTCGAAGGACTCGGCCTGACCCCGGCGGCCGTCGCCCTGACCCACGGCCACCCCGACCACCTGGGCGCCGCCGGGGAGCTGGCCCGCCGCTACGGCGTTCCCGTCTACCTCCAGCCCGACGACAACCTGTGGATCGAGCTGCTCAAGAGCGACTGGATGCCCGATTTCGGCCCGCGGCCCGACTACTGGCCGGAATTCACCGCCTACACCGACCTGCTCGACTATCCGGAGTTGAAACTGCAGATCCTGCCCCTGCCCGGACACTCCCCCGGCTCCGTGGTGCTCTACAGCGTCCGGGACGCCTGCGCCTGCGTCGGCGACGTCCTCTTCGCCGGCGGGATCGGGCGCACCGACCTGCCCGGCGGCGACGAGGAGCAGCTCTTCCGCGGCCTGCGGGAGACCCTCTTCGAGCTGCCGCCGTCGACGGAGATCCTCCCCGGCCACGGACCCGCGACCAACCTGGCCCGGGAACGGGCCGTCAACCCCTTTGTTACGTGGTGA
- a CDS encoding pantoate--beta-alanine ligase — protein sequence MEIFRQTGPQRRWSQERRCSGEELALVPTMGSLHEGHLSLVREAKRRSDVVAVSIYVNPTQFGPGRDFELYPRDEERDLELLAELDVDCVFIPQSMYPEGDVTRVEVRSKLTEVLCGARRHGHFAGVARIVTKLFIIVRPDLAVFGRKDYQQLLVIRRLVRDLHLGVRIFDAPIVREDDGLAFSSRNRRLDAAQRRQAPALYGALKAVEEAWKAGEDSVKKLISVGHRHLREQAPDARLEYLELRHPATLEGLDFVGWDGALVALAVRFGDIRLIDNIVLERGDL from the coding sequence ATGGAGATCTTCCGCCAGACCGGACCCCAGCGACGCTGGTCGCAGGAGCGGCGCTGCTCCGGCGAGGAACTGGCCCTGGTGCCGACGATGGGCAGCCTCCACGAGGGTCATCTTTCCCTGGTGCGCGAGGCCAAGCGCCGCTCCGACGTGGTCGCTGTCAGCATCTACGTCAATCCGACCCAGTTCGGTCCCGGCAGAGACTTCGAGCTTTATCCCCGCGACGAGGAGCGCGACCTCGAGTTGCTCGCCGAGCTGGACGTCGATTGCGTCTTCATTCCGCAATCCATGTATCCCGAGGGGGATGTGACCAGGGTCGAGGTCCGCAGCAAGCTGACCGAAGTGCTCTGCGGTGCCCGGCGTCACGGCCATTTCGCCGGCGTGGCCCGCATAGTGACCAAGCTGTTCATTATCGTCCGACCAGACCTGGCCGTCTTCGGCCGTAAGGACTACCAGCAACTGCTGGTCATCCGCCGGCTGGTGCGTGATCTGCACCTGGGCGTCCGGATCTTCGACGCCCCCATCGTCCGCGAGGACGACGGCCTGGCCTTTTCCAGCCGCAATCGCCGTCTCGACGCCGCCCAGCGACGCCAGGCTCCGGCGCTCTACGGGGCTCTCAAGGCCGTCGAGGAGGCCTGGAAGGCCGGCGAGGACAGTGTCAAGAAGCTGATCTCCGTGGGTCACCGTCACCTGCGTGAACAGGCTCCCGACGCCCGCTTGGAGTACCTCGAACTGCGCCATCCGGCGACCCTGGAGGGTTTGGACTTCGTCGGCTGGGACGGCGCCCTGGTCGCCCTGGCCGTTCGCTTCGGCGACATCCGACTGATCGACAACATCGTGTTGGAGCGCGGCGACTTGTGA